In the genome of Aridibaculum aurantiacum, one region contains:
- a CDS encoding response regulator, which translates to MIFNKKSHILVAEDDEDDFLFFKDALVKTTRATISNVRNGVQLLEYLDTNPKPDLIFLDLNIPRKSGKQCLKTLWETHYIDSVPIVIYSTSRNEEDIEECYNFGARFYMIKPTSYGSLLNLLNRLFGQLSHDPREFIRREEFLIREAK; encoded by the coding sequence ATGATATTCAACAAGAAGAGCCACATACTTGTAGCAGAGGACGATGAAGATGATTTTCTTTTCTTCAAAGATGCGCTGGTTAAGACAACCAGGGCAACAATCTCCAACGTTCGTAATGGCGTTCAGTTGCTCGAATACCTGGATACTAATCCCAAGCCTGACCTTATTTTCCTTGACCTGAACATACCACGCAAAAGTGGCAAACAATGCCTGAAGACGCTTTGGGAAACGCACTACATCGATTCAGTGCCCATTGTTATATACTCAACGTCACGCAACGAAGAAGACATTGAAGAATGTTACAATTTCGGTGCACGTTTCTATATGATAAAACCTACCAGCTATGGATCGCTGCTCAACCTGCTAAACCGTCTTTTCGGGCAGCTTAGCCATGATCCACGGGAATTTATCAGGAGAGAAGAGTTCCTGATACGAGAGGCGAAGTAA
- a CDS encoding AraC family ligand binding domain-containing protein, whose amino-acid sequence MSKQNLPTYSISTLREAQLSPKDFVADHFAHYLDEHKNLKFPHKHSFYHLVYFTKGSGSHSIDFVTFPVDQGQIYFMAPGQVHSWDFTSKSDGYIVNFSEEYINALVADPRYLDQFNFFSGIAAEQVIIIPEEDRRRVEQTLETIVTEGKSKEALKDDFARTALLQLLILVSRYEIKEDRKEKSSYNSVVLRNFKSS is encoded by the coding sequence ATGTCAAAGCAAAATCTTCCAACATATAGTATCAGTACTTTAAGAGAAGCCCAACTTTCTCCAAAAGATTTTGTTGCAGATCATTTTGCGCATTACCTGGATGAGCACAAGAATTTGAAGTTTCCACACAAGCATTCTTTCTATCATCTTGTCTATTTCACTAAAGGCTCAGGTAGTCACTCCATAGACTTCGTGACCTTTCCCGTTGATCAAGGTCAGATTTATTTTATGGCTCCGGGCCAGGTACATAGCTGGGATTTTACATCAAAGTCTGACGGGTATATCGTGAACTTTTCCGAAGAATATATCAATGCATTGGTTGCAGATCCAAGGTACCTCGACCAGTTTAATTTCTTTTCGGGCATAGCAGCAGAACAGGTGATAATAATACCAGAAGAAGACAGAAGAAGAGTAGAGCAAACTTTAGAAACAATTGTAACTGAAGGCAAATCTAAGGAAGCCTTGAAAGATGACTTTGCAAGAACAGCTTTACTTCAACTCTTGATACTGGTAAGCAGGTATGAAATCAAGGAAGACCGTAAAGAAAAAAGCAGTTATAACTCTGTAGTACTAAGAAATTTCAAAAGCTCATAG